The following are encoded in a window of Oreochromis aureus strain Israel breed Guangdong linkage group 10, ZZ_aureus, whole genome shotgun sequence genomic DNA:
- the mrps31 gene encoding 28S ribosomal protein S31, mitochondrial has protein sequence MYRIIFRTLVAPRSSSVNVYDSCVLAAKCDKTIFRVTNECGVKTFSTSSSSLCEKKNNQDQKTQAVKEGGQAEVVELREEPAVLKADDGGAAEQQTDVKTEQVASNQPVKTKNDAAKSGKESLLDLLGAMKVEVTNKRKLKNLKAKQSYESVTQYTPKAAPMESTISMYQKATGEASSQSETLDPDLVAAASAAASTLPNRSQAESELLRQLRQREAITEAQKKGDINNLGVIIADMKVGKNPNRQNAWPADQIRFDDDGRGYTHYRGITSELSGVRKRRNLLLGKKLNIFTPTADEDGIEPAAAKPTLWDVDFANQLSLSTNQMPRNGFEEMIQWTNEGKLWQYPINNEAGLEEEAKVPFHEHIFLEKHLEEGFPCEGPVRHFMELVVTGLSRNPYLTVQQKKEHISWFRDYFHQKEGVLKEADVYLE, from the exons ATGTACAGAATTATATTTCGGACTTTGGTGGCGCCTCGAAGTTCTTCAGTCAATGTCTACGACTCGTGTGTTTTAGCAGCTAAATGTGACAAGACGATTTTCAG GGTTACAAATGAATGTGGGGTAAAAACCTTCAGCACAAGTTCAAGCTCCCTCTGTGAAAAGAAGAATAACCAAGACCAGAAAACACAGGCAGTTAAAGAGGGTGGCCAAGCGGAGGTGGTTGAATTGAGGGAGGAGCCAGCGGTGTTAAAGGCAGATGATGGAGGCGCTGCAGAGCAGCAGACAGATGTTAAAACTGAACAGGTTGCATCAAATCAGCCAGTGAAAACGAAGAATGATGCAGCTAAGAGTGGGAAGGAGAGTCTCCTGGATCTTCTTGGAGCCATGAAAGTAGAAGTCACCAACAAAAGGAAGCTCAAAAACCTGAAGGCAAAGCAAAGTTATGAGTCAGTTACACAATATACGCCGAAGGCGGCACCTATGGAGAGCACGATCAGTATGTATCAGAAGGCTACAGGGGAGGCTTCATCACAGAG TGAGACTTTGGATCCTGATCTGGTTGCTGCAGCATCTGCTGCTGCCTCCACTCTCCCTAACCGCAGCCAGGCTGAATCTGAGCTACTCAGGCAGCTGAGGCAGCGCGAGGCAATTACTGAGGCTCAGAAGAAAGGCGACATTAACAACCTCGG AGTGATTATCGCTGACATGAAAGTAGGCAAGAATCCTAACCGGCAGAACGCCTGGCCAGCCGATCAGATCCGGTTTGATGACGACGGGCGAGGATATACACATTACAGAGGAATCACTTCCGAGCTGTCCGGTGTTCGGAAACG GAGGAACTTGTTGCTAGGGAAAAAACTTAACATCTTCACCCCCACTGCTGATGAAGATGGAATTGAACCAGCAGCAG CTAAGCCGACTCTGTGGGACGTAGACTTTGCAAATCAGTTGTCTCTATCGACCAATCAGATGCCTCGAAATGGGTTTGAGGAAATGATCCAGTGGACCAATGAAGGGAAACTATGGCAGTACCCAATAAACAATGAAGCTG GCCTCGAAGAGGAAGCCAAGGTCCCATTCCATGAGCACATCTTCTTAGAGAAGCACTTGGAGGAGGGCTTCCCTTGTGAGGGGCCAGTGCGTCACTTCATGGAGCTAGTAGTGACCGGCCTGTCCAGAAACCCCTACCTGACTGTGCAGCAGAAGAAGGAGCATATATCCTGGTTTAGGGACTACTTCCATCAAAAAGAGGGAGTGCTTAAGGAGGCTGATGTTTACCTTGAATAA
- the LOC116336253 gene encoding forkhead box protein O1-A-like has product MAELLPQQPQPGDIDPDFEPLSRPRSCTWPLPRPELIDPASSNTSSPAPSVQQEPAANAEFIRNLDLLEEDYKEYSEQKPLCNVFQCRDSNCVHHYPHQHHHHHHHHQLQQQHQVPGPQLSSQQQVPNPGVPPLGGPGQRKSSSSRRNAWGNMSYADLITKAIDSSPEKRLTLSQIYDWMVKSVPYFKDKGDSTSSAGWKNSIRHNLSLHSRFVRIQNEGTGKSSWWMLNPEGGKNGKSPRRRATSMDNSNKFVKSRGRAAKKKMALQEGLEGGAGSPSSQYSTWIGSPNSHSNEDFEPWKTFRTRTSSDASTLSGRRSPFPSEQDDVGESDGHIMYPGVAGAKITSTLPSLSEVSGSMGQHRSEKVMDLLDNLNLLSPKPSQLSSDSSHSPRSSNASMLQSSPYNSTGLTPHQQQDYQKCLYSQVRMHSLSPAPMQTLPEAKPSFGAYENQYIFPSGLLTGEPDTRRDMLHSEVGRASCPLPTYSSQSHVGGHNGVKMMNPSQSHPLPRVNPHTLHRQGPAASQDLNSCNMIPLTSLTSHSGTSLRMAGPRTCMQLPLGLPPHTNDASATYGSSNSYRELNSVHPHSHHHQEHLPSDLDSVPTERFECDLESVLHDTLMDGGGLDFNFDPAAGPHGFSQRVKTTTHNWVSG; this is encoded by the exons ATGGCTGAGTTACTGCCACAACAGCCGCAGCCGGGCGATATAGACCCGGACTTCGAGCCTCTCTCTCGCCCGCGGTCCTGCACCTGGCCGCTGCCCCGGCCGGAGCTCATCGACCCGGCCAGCTCTAACACATCCTCCCCAGCACCGTCTGTACAGCAGGAGCCAGCAGCAAACGCCGAGTTCATCAGAAACCTCGACCTGTTGGAGGAGGACTATAAAGAATACTCCGAGCAGAAACCGCTTTGCAATGTTTTTCAGTGCCGGGACAGCAACTGTGTGCATCATTACCCccaccaacatcatcatcatcaccatcatcatcagctCCAACAGCAGCACCAGGTCCCGGGTCCACAGCTGTCGTCCCAGCAACAGGTGCCAAATCCTGGGGTCCCACCTTTGGGTGGACCCGGGCAAAGGAAGAGCAGCTCGTCCCGGCGAAACGCCTGGGGGAACATGTCGTACGCAGACCTGATCACCAAAGCCATAGACAGCTCACCTGAGAAGCGGCTGACCCTGTCTCAGATTTACGACTGGATGGTTAAGAGCGTGCCTTACTTCAAAGATAAAGGAGACAGCACCAGCTCCGCGGGCTGGAAg AACTCCATCAGACACAACCTGTCCCTGCACAGCCGCTTTGTGCGCATACAGAACGAGGGAACGGGAAAAAGCTCCTGGTGGATGCTGAACCCAGAGGGAGGAAAGAACGGAAAGTCACCTCGACGCAGAGCTACCTCCATGGACAACAGCAATAAGTTTGTCAAGAGCAGAGGAAGAGCCGCAAAGAAAAAG ATGGCTCTACAGGAAGGGCTTGAAGGAGGAGCAGGCAGCCCCAGTTCCCAGTACTCTACCTGGATTGGAAGCCCAAACTCCCACAGCAACGAAGATTTTGAACCCTGGAAAACATTTAGGACACGTACCAGCTCTGATGCCAGTACTCTGAGTGGTCGCCGTTCACCTTTCCCTTCTGAACAGGATGATGTGGGGGAGTCGGATGGCCACATAATGTATCCTGGAGTTGCTGGTGCTAAGATAACCTCGACCCTGCCCAGCCTGTCTGAGGTGTCTGGATCCATGGGACAGCATCGCTCAGAAAAGGTCATGGATCTGCTGGATAACCTTAACTTGCTGTCTCCTAAACCCTCCCAGCTCAGCTCTGACTCCTCACACTCCCCGCGCTCCTCAAACGCCAGCATGCTTCAGAGTAGCCCCTATAACTCCACTGGACTGACCCCACACCAGCAGCAGGACTACCAGAAGTGCTTGTATAGTCAGGTGAGAATGCACTCCCTGTCCCCTGCTCCTATGCAGACACTTCCAGAGGCTAAGCCCAGCTTTGGGGCTTATGAGAACCAGTATATCTTCCCTTCTGGGCTGCTGACAGGAGAACCAGACACTAGAAGGGACATGCTGCACTCTGAAGTTGGGAGGGCAAGTTGTCCATTACCTACTTATAGCAGCCAAAGCCATGTGGGTGGTCATAATGGAGTAAAAATGATGAATCCCTCTCAGAGTCACCCACTTCCTCGTGTAAATCCACATACTCTGCATAGACAGGGTCCAGCTGCCTCACAAGACTTGAATAGCTGTAACATGATACCCCTGACTAGCCTGACTAGCCATTCAGGAACCTCTCTTCGAATGGCTGGTCCAAGGACATGCATGCAGCTCCCCCTCGGACTCCCTCCACACACTAATGATGCCTCAGCGACCTACGGCAGCAGCAACAGCTACAGAGAACTCAACTCTGTACATCCACACAGTCATCATCATCAAGAGCATCTACCCAGTGATCTCGACAGTGTGCCTACTGAAAGGTTTGAATGTGACTTGGAGTCTGTCCTCCACGACACACTCATGGATGGTGGGGGGCTGGACTTTAATTTTGATCCAGCAGCTGGGCCTCATGGGTTTTCCCAGAGGGTGAAGACGACCACACACAACTGGGTGTCAGGGTAG